A portion of the Kribbella jejuensis genome contains these proteins:
- a CDS encoding GTP pyrophosphokinase has translation MVEWAPQAGALYERVHQQYVGGARKLEALINELIGEEEGINYLSATARAKDPESFLAKASKPHPDDPTRPKYDDPLNQITDLVAARVITFLVEAVDRVCEVIEAEFEIVEHTDMGAHTRAQGVFGYASKHYLVRLNEHRRELPEYAVLKNLVMEIQVRTAVQHAWAEFEHDIRYKLDIPPDRKPEFDRRFLLAAALMELADNEFTEIDRLYRELAASAPDKAPLDLTTATLTTYLNRRYPDAPHAKTTHYTWILGILHRLGVTTEEQLTELLTDIDSEAVQAAMTHRAPAGTVRRLDDDLLAAKGSAYLELFPDEDRRQKILKGRLKALTRAGLTVP, from the coding sequence ATGGTGGAGTGGGCTCCGCAGGCAGGGGCGTTGTACGAACGGGTGCATCAGCAGTACGTCGGTGGCGCGCGCAAGCTCGAGGCGCTGATCAACGAGCTGATCGGCGAAGAGGAAGGCATCAACTACCTCAGCGCGACCGCCCGGGCGAAGGACCCGGAGTCGTTCCTGGCGAAAGCGTCGAAGCCGCATCCGGACGATCCCACCCGGCCGAAGTACGACGACCCGCTGAACCAGATCACCGACCTGGTAGCGGCCCGGGTGATCACGTTCCTGGTCGAGGCGGTGGATCGGGTGTGTGAGGTGATCGAGGCCGAGTTCGAGATCGTCGAGCACACCGACATGGGCGCGCACACCCGCGCGCAGGGCGTCTTCGGGTACGCGAGCAAGCACTACCTGGTCCGGCTGAACGAGCACCGCCGCGAGCTCCCGGAGTACGCCGTGCTCAAGAACCTGGTGATGGAGATCCAGGTCCGGACCGCGGTCCAGCACGCGTGGGCCGAGTTCGAGCACGACATCCGGTACAAGCTGGACATCCCGCCGGACCGCAAGCCCGAGTTCGACCGGCGGTTCCTGCTGGCGGCCGCGTTGATGGAACTGGCCGACAACGAGTTCACCGAGATCGACCGGCTGTACCGCGAGCTGGCCGCGTCCGCTCCGGACAAGGCCCCGCTGGACCTCACGACGGCGACGCTGACGACGTACCTGAACCGCCGCTACCCGGACGCGCCGCATGCGAAGACGACGCACTACACGTGGATCCTGGGCATCCTGCATCGCCTGGGCGTCACCACCGAGGAACAGCTCACCGAACTGCTCACAGACATCGACAGCGAAGCAGTACAGGCCGCGATGACCCACCGCGCCCCGGCCGGCACAGTACGACGCCTCGATGACGACCTGCTCGCCGCGAAAGGCTCTGCCTACCTGGAGTTGTTCCCGGACGAAGACCGCCGCCAAAAGATCCTGAAAGGCCGCCTCAAAGCCCTGACCCGAGCAGGCCTCACTGTGCCATGA